In a genomic window of Niallia taxi:
- a CDS encoding STAS/SEC14 domain-containing protein produces the protein MNVNNTSTSISKDMIITNLTGYISIIDVDMWFDSFEQTCNVFINQGKKFKLLVNRKGYTPEHFFVQKMWKDKFFSNDLLENTIAIAFLLDEGVILDHFNQSNTKKNIRFSSDYDHLVNWITNYK, from the coding sequence TTGAATGTTAATAATACGAGTACATCCATCTCGAAAGATATGATTATTACTAATTTGACAGGCTATATCTCTATAATAGATGTAGATATGTGGTTTGATTCATTTGAACAAACATGTAATGTATTCATTAACCAAGGCAAAAAATTTAAGTTGTTAGTAAATCGTAAGGGGTATACACCAGAACATTTCTTCGTTCAAAAAATGTGGAAAGACAAGTTTTTCTCGAATGATCTATTAGAAAATACCATTGCAATTGCCTTTTTATTAGATGAAGGAGTTATTTTAGATCACTTTAACCAATCTAATACTAAAAAAAATATAAGATTCTCAAGCGACTATGATCACTTGGTTAACTGGATTACTAATTACAAATAA